The Numenius arquata chromosome 26, bNumArq3.hap1.1, whole genome shotgun sequence genome has a segment encoding these proteins:
- the PPP2R2A gene encoding serine/threonine-protein phosphatase 2A 55 kDa regulatory subunit B alpha isoform, with the protein MFLKFSLRSVFYGAGGGNDIQWCFSQVKGAVDDDVAEADIISTVEFNHSGELLATGDKGGRVVIFQQEQENKTQSHSRGEYNVYSTFQSHEPEFDYLKSLEIEEKINKIRWLPQKNAAQFLLSTNDKTIKLWKISERDKRPEGYNLKEEDGRYRDPTTVTTLRVPVFRPMDLMVEASPRRIFANAHTYHINSISINSDYETYLSADDLRINLWHLEITDRSFNIVDIKPANMEELTEVITAAEFHPNSCNTFVYSSSKGTIRLCDMRASALCDRHSKLFEEPEDPSNRSFFSEIISSISDVKFSHSGRYMMTRDYLSVKIWDLNMENRPVETYQVHEYLRSKLCSLYENDCIFDKFECCWNGSDSIVMTGSYNNFFRMFDRNTKRDITLEASRENNKPRTVLKPRKVCASGKRKKDEISVDSLDFNKKILHTAWHPKENIIAVATTNNLYIFQDKMN; encoded by the exons CGGATATAATTTCTACAGTAGAATTTAACCATTCTGGAGAGTTGTTAGCGACAGGAGACAAAGGAGGGAGAGTTGTCATCTTTCAACAGGAGCAGGAG AACAAAACCCAGTCTCACAGTAGGGGAGAATACAATGTTTACAGTACCTTTCAAAGCCATGAACCAGAGTTTGACTACTTGAAAAGTTTAGAAATCGAAGAGAAGATCAACAAAATTAGGTGGTTACCCCAGAAAAATGCTGCTCAGTTTTTATTGTCTACAAACG ATAAAACAATAAAGTTATGGAAAATCAGTGAAAGGGACAAAAGACCAGAGGGTTATAATTTAAAGGAAGAAGATGGACGGTATAGGGATCCTACTACAGTTACAACACTACGG GTGCCAGTATTCAGGCCCATGGACCTCATGGTTGAAGCTAGTCCGCGAAGAATATTTGCCAATGCTCACACGTATCACATCAATTCCATCTCCATTAATAGCGATTACGAAACGTACTTATCCGCAGATGACTTGCGGATTAACCTGTGGCACCTAGAAATTACAGACAGAAGTTTTA ATATTGTAGATATTAAGCCTGCCAACATGGAGGAGCTCACAGAGGTGATAACGGCTGCAGAGTTCCACCCAAACAGCTGTAACACATTTGTATACAGCAGCAGTAAAGGAACGATTCGTCTCTGTGATATGAGAGCGTCAGCGCTCTGTGACAGACACTCAAAAT TGTTTGAAGAACCAGAAGACCCTAGCAACAGatcatttttctctgaaatcatcTCTTCCATATCTGATGTCAAATTTAGCCATAGTGGTCGATATATGATGACTAGAGATTACCTGTCAGTGAAGATCTGGgatttaaatatggaaaatagACCTGTGGAAACATACCAG gtGCATGAATACCTCAGAAGTAAACTTTGTTCACTGTATGAGAATGATTGCATTTTTGACAAATTTGAATGCTGTTGGAATGGATCAGACAG cATTGTCATGACGGGATCTTACAACAACTTCTTCAGAATGTTTGACAGAAACACGAAGCGAGACATCACCTTAGAGGCGTCCCGGGAAAACAATAAACCCCGTACCGTTTTGAAGCCACGTAAAGTATGCGCAAGCGGTAAGCGAAAGAAGGATGAAATCAGTGTTGACAGCCTAGACTTCAACAAGAAGATTCTACACACGGCCTGGCATCCCAAGGAAAACATCATTGCTGTAGCTACTACAAACAACTTGTATATATTTCAAGACAAAATGAATTAG